The Niastella koreensis GR20-10 genome includes a window with the following:
- a CDS encoding alpha/beta hydrolase family protein: protein MRIIKYILSLNFLLESTIGISQKSLGLTTSSANPLSVNYTILEQFLWGYSKSNSGLGQKGKIDFDAIDNWRGLGDYLSVSDDGEFFAYTIQKPSNKSRYSGIFLNDFDSLVVQSIHSSFRLAFADAKPGFFSSSCKEYIFQQKDNLCFLQIDSPHIRRVKNIISYKVIQSSKNEWLASRINHCNDKIDRRELLLLQPVTKVEKHFLHVENYSFAQNGDFLLLQTMEKINKEIVKTLQYINLHGKIKSNIIWSTRNEKVSLGSYDIDGPRNQVVFSIIDSSNVGLNNTTVCYYKEGMKKASLKISKGILGNKEQIAIMPTVSFTDNGRYIKFAFQLERETRRVNQSIAQVEVWSSHDPYLQSVQSNRIKWPVKFDAVLNNVNDKVIYLKSNDKEVFLLQGDFAVEKKISEEELGDRFWEKSNLDSTWLVSLKNGSEYLLPTRARKDNFWFSPDNNYLVYFDADKGGHYFSYNLHTWLLSDISANVQVGQFGFVNHYIRPIGKPEFPAGPAAWLDNNEMLVYDNFDIWRLDLTGKDAAINITGAFGQNNNIILNLFKTSRFYFANLPVIKSNESLLLRAFNTKNKQFGYYMKVDLNAGSPRLLYMGDYFSDKIPICHDVNLSNNGMAPVKARNSDTWIVQRQSTTDAPNYYETSDFRDFKRLTNLQPQKNFRWISEELLTFFHLDGNKGQGILYKPEGFDTTKRYPVLIVFYGAFSNNLHQFLVPAYNFEATTPGRSPAWFLNNGYLVFTPDIYTSPLKYGPEAYNVIEGAVKRLKQLSYVDTNKLGCASHSWSAKLGAYLFTHSASFSATAISEGFIYANPINTALSISDEKSRLQDVEMGQKYGSLWENKEVWLDHTTVLNVDKAQSPLLLFCNKESSDDYQNQTLQLFSALRRLDKSVWWLKYDKGEHTLSDIKELRDYTIRYTQFFDHYLKEGPAPRWMTQGISFELKGCESRYELDPQGTCGLPLGDNCPICKAWNTQYKRSPEMFRKGIKDWVLDEDILVDLEHKILERRNQFNKEEVKQTAEMLKKLNSK, encoded by the coding sequence ATGAGGATAATAAAATATATTCTTTCACTTAATTTTCTACTGGAATCGACAATAGGGATTTCTCAGAAAAGTCTTGGGCTGACAACGAGTTCTGCTAACCCTTTATCAGTTAATTACACAATTTTAGAACAGTTTCTTTGGGGGTATTCAAAAAGTAATTCAGGTCTTGGCCAAAAAGGTAAAATTGATTTTGATGCTATTGATAACTGGCGTGGTCTAGGAGATTATTTATCTGTTAGTGACGATGGTGAGTTTTTTGCTTACACAATTCAAAAGCCAAGTAATAAATCTCGTTACTCCGGGATATTTTTAAATGATTTTGATAGTTTGGTGGTACAGTCTATTCATAGCTCGTTTAGACTGGCATTTGCCGATGCCAAACCCGGTTTTTTTTCGAGCAGCTGTAAGGAATATATTTTTCAGCAAAAAGATAATCTGTGTTTCTTGCAAATAGACAGCCCTCATATTCGAAGAGTGAAAAATATTATATCATACAAGGTTATTCAAAGTAGTAAGAATGAATGGTTGGCCAGTCGTATAAATCATTGTAATGATAAGATCGATAGAAGGGAATTGTTGTTACTGCAGCCTGTCACAAAAGTAGAAAAGCACTTTTTGCATGTGGAGAATTATTCATTTGCACAGAATGGCGACTTTTTACTGTTACAAACAATGGAAAAAATAAATAAGGAAATTGTTAAAACTTTACAATACATAAACCTTCATGGAAAAATTAAGTCAAATATAATTTGGTCAACAAGGAATGAAAAAGTTTCTTTGGGTAGTTACGATATTGACGGTCCACGTAACCAGGTTGTATTTAGTATTATAGATAGTTCAAATGTAGGCTTAAATAACACAACAGTTTGTTATTACAAAGAAGGGATGAAAAAGGCCAGTTTAAAAATAAGTAAGGGAATTCTGGGTAATAAAGAGCAAATAGCCATTATGCCCACTGTTTCTTTTACTGATAATGGTCGGTATATAAAGTTTGCTTTTCAGCTTGAGCGTGAGACAAGAAGGGTTAACCAAAGTATTGCACAGGTAGAGGTTTGGAGTTCTCATGACCCTTATTTGCAATCTGTTCAATCGAATCGAATAAAATGGCCTGTTAAATTTGATGCAGTTCTAAACAATGTAAATGACAAGGTGATTTATCTAAAGAGCAATGACAAGGAGGTGTTTTTATTACAAGGGGATTTTGCAGTTGAAAAAAAAATATCCGAAGAAGAACTTGGAGATCGCTTTTGGGAAAAAAGCAATTTGGATAGCACTTGGTTAGTTTCCTTGAAAAATGGTAGCGAGTATTTATTACCTACAAGGGCGCGAAAAGATAACTTCTGGTTTTCGCCTGATAACAATTATTTAGTTTATTTTGATGCTGATAAGGGCGGTCACTATTTTAGTTATAATTTGCATACTTGGTTATTAAGCGATATATCAGCAAATGTCCAAGTCGGTCAATTTGGTTTTGTCAATCATTATATTAGACCTATTGGTAAACCCGAATTTCCAGCAGGTCCGGCTGCATGGCTAGATAATAATGAAATGTTGGTCTACGATAATTTTGATATCTGGCGTCTTGACTTAACAGGTAAGGACGCTGCTATTAACATAACCGGCGCTTTTGGTCAAAACAACAACATTATATTAAATTTGTTTAAAACCAGCCGATTTTACTTTGCAAATCTTCCCGTCATAAAGTCTAATGAATCTTTACTGTTACGAGCGTTTAATACGAAAAATAAGCAGTTTGGATATTATATGAAAGTTGATTTAAATGCTGGTTCACCGAGATTGTTATACATGGGGGACTACTTTTCGGATAAAATACCAATATGTCATGATGTAAATTTATCAAATAATGGTATGGCCCCAGTGAAAGCTAGGAATTCAGACACTTGGATAGTGCAGAGACAATCAACTACGGATGCCCCCAATTATTATGAAACTTCAGACTTCAGAGATTTTAAAAGATTAACAAATTTACAGCCTCAGAAGAATTTCAGGTGGATTTCTGAAGAACTACTCACCTTTTTTCATCTTGATGGAAATAAGGGGCAAGGCATTTTATATAAACCTGAAGGTTTTGATACAACAAAGAGATATCCGGTTTTAATTGTATTTTATGGCGCGTTTTCTAATAATTTGCATCAGTTTTTAGTTCCGGCGTATAATTTTGAAGCAACAACTCCTGGGAGATCACCTGCATGGTTTCTAAACAATGGATATCTGGTATTCACACCGGATATATATACATCTCCACTTAAGTATGGGCCTGAAGCATATAACGTCATTGAGGGGGCTGTAAAGCGTTTAAAACAACTTTCTTATGTAGACACTAATAAGTTGGGGTGCGCTTCACACAGTTGGTCGGCAAAATTGGGAGCTTATCTATTTACTCATTCTGCCTCTTTTAGTGCAACTGCTATTAGTGAAGGGTTTATTTATGCAAATCCAATTAATACTGCATTATCAATTAGTGATGAAAAAAGTAGATTGCAAGATGTTGAAATGGGACAAAAATATGGAAGTCTTTGGGAAAATAAAGAAGTATGGTTGGATCATACAACTGTTTTAAATGTAGATAAAGCCCAAAGCCCTTTACTATTATTTTGTAATAAAGAAAGTTCAGATGACTATCAAAATCAAACTTTACAATTATTTTCTGCTTTGAGAAGATTGGATAAGAGTGTATGGTGGTTAAAATATGATAAAGGTGAACACACTTTGTCAGATATAAAAGAACTCAGAGATTATACCATACGTTATACGCAGTTTTTTGATCATTATCTAAAAGAGGGCCCTGCGCCTCGGTGGATGACACAAGGTATATCTTTTGAGTTAAAGGGTTGTGAAAGTAGATATGAATTAGACCCTCAAGGAACTTGCGGTTTACCATTAGGCGATAATTGCCCAATTTGTAAAGCTTGGAATACGCAGTATAAACGGAGTCCAGAGATGTTCAGAAAGGGAATTAAAGATTGGGTCTTGGATGAGGATATTTTGGTGGACTTGGAACATAAAATATTAGAGAGGCGAAATCAATTTAATAAGGAGGAAGTAAAACAAACTGCAGAAATGCTTAAAAAATTAAATTCTAAGTGA
- a CDS encoding T9SS type A sorting domain-containing protein: MYRYIIFLLLGGWVPMATQCQLTNTSAQVVVSGGYVVVDNLNLVNNGSFTQSAGTVKFTGSSNTIIGGTGIPQLNALELDKPAARLQLQTGLHIDNQVLFTNGIIDLNNNNIVLGPAAHLVGENENSRITGPAGGYVEITNLLNAPAGFNPGNLGVVITSPANMGATVIRRGHVSQSNGANMPNSIWRYYDIIPANNSALQATVGLHYFDAELNGLAEPMLTVWKSPDNTTWTELGYNTRDGATNFVDETNIAVMARFTLTSELYVLPLMINDLHTKCLNNQVVITWQNRGDITTGQFIIDRSLDGANWQPVATLPVTGSLTYAYTDAQSFTGAWYRIVQVADNGHQHISAAVQSHCGITEVARVFPNPAYGNAWLQLQVANKTKVVMHLYDHKGALVKLQTAGAAAGLNQFDLQMSGLPQGIYSLVVHWDGVVKTIKVVKL; encoded by the coding sequence ATGTATCGATATATAATTTTTTTATTGCTGGGCGGGTGGGTGCCTATGGCTACCCAATGCCAGCTCACTAACACCAGTGCGCAGGTAGTGGTGTCGGGTGGTTATGTGGTGGTAGATAACCTGAACCTGGTGAACAATGGTTCCTTCACGCAAAGTGCCGGTACGGTAAAGTTTACCGGCAGCAGCAACACCATTATTGGTGGAACCGGTATTCCGCAGCTGAATGCGCTGGAGCTGGATAAACCGGCCGCCCGGCTGCAATTGCAAACCGGCCTCCACATCGATAACCAGGTGCTGTTCACCAATGGCATCATTGACCTGAATAATAACAACATCGTCCTGGGGCCTGCGGCTCACCTGGTTGGTGAGAACGAGAATAGCCGCATTACCGGGCCTGCCGGCGGCTATGTGGAAATAACCAACCTCCTGAATGCACCGGCAGGCTTTAACCCGGGTAACCTGGGCGTGGTGATCACGTCACCGGCTAATATGGGGGCTACCGTTATTCGCCGGGGGCATGTGTCGCAGTCCAACGGCGCCAATATGCCCAATTCCATCTGGCGGTATTACGACATCATCCCCGCCAACAACAGTGCCTTGCAGGCCACCGTAGGCCTCCATTATTTTGATGCGGAATTGAACGGACTGGCAGAACCAATGCTCACCGTTTGGAAAAGCCCCGATAACACCACCTGGACCGAACTGGGCTATAACACCCGCGACGGCGCCACCAATTTTGTTGATGAAACCAACATTGCCGTCATGGCGCGGTTCACGCTTACTTCTGAATTATATGTACTACCATTAATGATCAATGACCTTCATACCAAATGCCTGAACAACCAGGTTGTAATAACCTGGCAAAACCGGGGCGACATTACTACCGGGCAGTTTATTATCGACCGCAGCCTCGATGGGGCCAACTGGCAGCCTGTTGCCACGCTCCCGGTTACCGGCAGCCTTACCTATGCGTATACCGACGCCCAGTCGTTTACCGGCGCCTGGTACCGCATTGTACAGGTAGCTGATAACGGCCATCAGCATATTTCTGCCGCCGTACAAAGCCACTGTGGCATCACCGAAGTGGCCCGGGTATTTCCGAACCCCGCTTACGGCAATGCCTGGTTACAACTACAGGTAGCAAATAAAACCAAAGTGGTGATGCACCTCTACGACCACAAAGGCGCCCTCGTAAAACTCCAAACCGCCGGCGCCGCCGCCGGACTGAATCAGTTTGATCTGCAGATGAGCGGGCTACCGCAGGGGATCTATTCGTTGGTGGTGCATTGGGATGGAGTGGTGAAGACGATTAAGGTGGTTAAATTGTGA
- a CDS encoding DNA-directed RNA polymerase subunit alpha C-terminal domain-containing protein: protein MDRYTPDIIQIQRSIQYFDVDKCKLLLGWLADHIQAMEVDKKQYKISIQQLKLSARATNVLLNNNIVTIGQLLHKAVNWDEIRVLKGAGEKVLTELQQKVNELRAIN, encoded by the coding sequence ATGGACCGTTACACCCCCGATATCATACAAATTCAACGGAGCATACAGTATTTCGATGTAGATAAGTGTAAGCTCCTGCTGGGCTGGCTGGCAGACCACATCCAGGCCATGGAGGTAGACAAGAAACAATACAAGATAAGCATTCAACAGTTAAAACTGAGCGCCCGGGCCACCAATGTGTTACTGAACAATAATATAGTTACCATTGGCCAGCTGCTGCACAAAGCGGTGAACTGGGACGAGATCCGGGTGTTGAAAGGAGCGGGAGAAAAAGTGCTGACGGAACTGCAACAAAAGGTAAACGAACTACGAGCCATCAATTAG
- a CDS encoding helix-turn-helix domain-containing protein, whose amino-acid sequence MSENHFTMDDVKLFHAIKVKIEKDFKEKLPYHNLVRTFCVNDHELRHGFVHFFGQSIREYQEQLRVQYACELMRQNPGMSVLKIAYDAGFNERSTFYRAFGRLLCMAPGEWRKQNKKHRKTDNNENDFL is encoded by the coding sequence ATGAGCGAAAATCATTTTACCATGGATGACGTTAAACTCTTCCATGCAATAAAGGTAAAAATTGAAAAAGACTTTAAAGAAAAGCTACCCTATCATAACCTCGTACGAACTTTCTGTGTCAACGACCATGAACTTCGCCATGGCTTTGTTCATTTTTTTGGGCAATCTATACGTGAATACCAGGAACAATTAAGAGTGCAATATGCTTGTGAATTGATGCGACAAAATCCAGGTATGAGCGTTTTGAAAATAGCCTATGATGCAGGTTTTAATGAACGAAGTACTTTTTACAGAGCATTTGGCCGATTACTCTGCATGGCACCCGGAGAATGGAGAAAACAAAATAAAAAACATCGAAAAACTGACAATAATGAAAACGACTTCTTATAG
- a CDS encoding MauE/DoxX family redox-associated membrane protein produces MKTTSYSSSPQRSRFTNISFVRRLKKSIIVESIAILYMSMFLYSAASKLSDYTMTREQMALMPLLTPIANITVWLLPATEITIAIVLFFHQTRKAGLYTATILMFLFTIYITYMMFFYPSLPCSCGGLLDVLSWPGHLIFNGVFIALGILAIKTHNKINYEHNKK; encoded by the coding sequence ATGAAAACGACTTCTTATAGCAGCTCGCCTCAACGGAGCAGGTTTACCAATATATCATTTGTACGACGGCTCAAGAAAAGCATCATTGTTGAATCAATCGCCATTCTTTACATGAGCATGTTCCTATATTCTGCAGCCAGTAAGCTATCAGATTACACTATGACCAGGGAGCAAATGGCCCTTATGCCGCTACTGACTCCAATAGCAAACATCACCGTTTGGCTTTTACCAGCAACAGAAATTACGATTGCGATTGTTCTGTTTTTTCATCAAACAAGAAAAGCAGGCTTGTATACAGCGACCATTCTAATGTTTCTGTTTACTATATACATTACATATATGATGTTTTTTTATCCTTCGTTACCATGTTCCTGTGGCGGACTCTTAGATGTTTTAAGTTGGCCAGGACATTTAATATTCAATGGGGTATTTATAGCATTGGGCATCTTAGCTATTAAGACACATAACAAAATTAATTATGAGCACAATAAAAAATAA
- a CDS encoding peroxiredoxin family protein: protein MSTIKNNFKRLLYSLLIICIVGLACREKNEQEVYKTGMEGQPIPSFAIQLLDSASFLKSDQIFDNKNLILFYFSPTCPYCRAQMRDMVSNIERLKDKELCVLSNADLTSIKTFVEYFKLRKLNNVIVGRDTGSVVLSTYRLTGLPFTAYFDNNKQLKKAYLGRMTFNSLLQF, encoded by the coding sequence ATGAGCACAATAAAAAATAATTTTAAGCGATTACTCTATTCTTTGCTCATTATATGCATTGTCGGTCTAGCATGCAGGGAAAAAAATGAGCAAGAAGTTTACAAAACAGGTATGGAAGGGCAGCCAATTCCGTCATTTGCCATCCAATTACTGGATAGCGCATCCTTTTTAAAATCAGATCAAATCTTCGATAATAAAAACCTTATCTTATTCTATTTCAGTCCAACCTGCCCCTATTGCAGAGCCCAAATGCGAGATATGGTTAGTAATATTGAGCGGTTAAAGGATAAAGAATTGTGCGTTCTTTCCAATGCTGACTTGACATCAATAAAAACATTTGTTGAATATTTTAAATTAAGAAAGTTAAACAATGTAATTGTAGGAAGAGATACTGGCAGTGTCGTTTTAAGTACCTACCGATTAACTGGGTTGCCATTTACTGCCTATTTTGATAATAACAAGCAATTGAAAAAGGCGTATTTAGGACGAATGACTTTCAACTCCTTATTACAGTTTTAA
- a CDS encoding helix-turn-helix domain-containing protein has product MLAVRPYSKYVLDAIKLIKQHLDTDPLRYKRASDLLEQVSGPKRKAVEKAFKAVFGAGIKEYQVRKRLEASKKLLDAGFTKKQVAGQCFYKSQSAYTAAFKKEFKMTPTEWQALCNQGLL; this is encoded by the coding sequence ATGCTAGCAGTAAGACCTTACTCCAAGTATGTGCTGGATGCCATCAAGCTTATTAAACAGCACCTCGATACCGATCCACTACGGTACAAAAGAGCTTCCGATTTACTGGAACAGGTAAGCGGCCCTAAACGAAAAGCGGTGGAGAAGGCGTTTAAAGCCGTGTTCGGCGCCGGCATCAAAGAATACCAGGTGCGCAAGCGGTTGGAAGCCTCCAAGAAACTCCTGGATGCGGGGTTCACCAAAAAGCAGGTAGCAGGTCAGTGCTTTTACAAATCCCAAAGCGCATATACAGCAGCGTTTAAAAAGGAGTTCAAAATGACACCAACGGAATGGCAGGCGTTGTGTAATCAGGGCTTGTTGTAA
- a CDS encoding tail fiber domain-containing protein, which yields MMPNTVTIRSFVFIFLFCISVQPVLAQSVAINTDGSVASSSAILDVKSTSKGLLIPRLTTVQRTAIAGPATGLLVFDTDTNLFWYYDGGAWKKLEAAGNNWSITGNNGTSAATHFMGTADAVDLVLKTNNTERMRWLYAASAKNNIATIATGDLTVNGITFGRGPGNVSSNTAAGSQTLNANTTGAFNTATGAQALFYNTTGTYNTASGYQAMASNTTGSNNTAMGHFSLYLNTTGNRNTAVGRSALFNSTAGTGNTAMGIYSLFGNATGNNNTAMGDGSMNGNSAGNSNAAVGQQSLFSNTTGSFNAATGVSALFSNLTGSYNTGIGSEALGQNVDGNYNTAVGYNADVAVGNLTNATAIGSGAIVNASDKVVIGNSSVTVIGGQVGWSTLSDGRFKTNIKEDVPGLDFILQLRPVNYNFLARKYADHLQQRLPDSVKHNQASQPLSYTAAEQALHTGFIAQEVEQVVKKNGYRFNGVHTPTSDTDNYSITYDEFVVPLVKAMQQMNTKVEQLSKENDLLKKQLLEITQRLDSNRQ from the coding sequence ATGATGCCCAACACTGTCACCATCCGTTCTTTTGTATTCATCTTCCTGTTTTGTATAAGCGTACAGCCGGTCCTGGCTCAAAGTGTAGCCATCAATACAGATGGTTCCGTAGCCAGTTCTTCCGCCATCCTGGATGTAAAAAGCACCTCCAAAGGCCTGTTGATCCCCCGCCTCACCACCGTACAACGTACCGCCATTGCCGGGCCGGCCACCGGTTTGCTGGTGTTCGATACCGATACCAACCTGTTCTGGTACTACGACGGCGGTGCCTGGAAAAAACTGGAGGCAGCCGGTAACAACTGGTCCATAACCGGGAACAACGGCACCTCGGCCGCCACCCATTTTATGGGTACCGCCGATGCGGTGGACCTGGTCCTTAAAACTAACAACACCGAAAGGATGCGTTGGCTTTATGCCGCTTCGGCAAAGAATAATATTGCCACCATCGCTACCGGCGACCTTACGGTGAACGGCATCACTTTTGGCCGCGGCCCGGGGAATGTGAGCAGCAATACGGCTGCCGGTTCTCAAACGCTTAATGCCAATACCACCGGCGCGTTCAATACAGCCACCGGCGCGCAGGCTTTATTTTATAATACTACCGGCACTTATAACACCGCTTCGGGGTACCAGGCCATGGCCAGTAACACCACCGGGAGTAACAATACGGCCATGGGGCATTTTTCCCTGTATTTGAATACTACCGGGAATAGAAATACGGCTGTCGGAAGAAGCGCCCTGTTTAATTCCACTGCCGGTACCGGTAATACGGCAATGGGTATCTATTCCCTGTTCGGTAATGCTACGGGAAATAACAATACGGCGATGGGTGACGGTTCCATGAACGGCAATTCGGCCGGCAACAGTAATGCCGCTGTGGGCCAGCAGTCTTTGTTTTCCAATACCACCGGCTCATTTAATGCAGCTACCGGCGTATCGGCCCTGTTCAGCAACCTTACCGGCAGTTATAATACCGGTATAGGCAGCGAGGCCCTGGGTCAAAATGTGGATGGCAACTATAATACCGCCGTGGGCTACAATGCCGATGTAGCTGTTGGCAACCTCACCAACGCCACCGCCATCGGCAGCGGCGCCATCGTAAACGCCAGCGATAAAGTGGTGATCGGCAACAGCAGTGTTACCGTTATCGGCGGCCAGGTAGGCTGGAGCACCCTCAGTGATGGCCGGTTCAAGACCAATATAAAGGAAGATGTACCGGGCCTCGATTTCATTTTACAGCTGCGCCCGGTGAATTATAATTTTTTGGCCCGCAAATATGCCGATCACCTGCAACAGCGCCTGCCCGACAGTGTAAAACATAACCAGGCCAGCCAGCCGCTTTCCTATACCGCCGCTGAACAGGCGCTGCATACCGGCTTTATTGCCCAGGAAGTGGAACAGGTAGTGAAGAAGAATGGCTATCGTTTTAACGGGGTACATACCCCCACCAGTGACACCGATAATTACAGCATTACCTACGATGAGTTTGTAGTGCCCCTGGTGAAAGCTATGCAGCAAATGAATACTAAAGTAGAGCAACTGTCGAAAGAAAATGACCTGCTCAAAAAACAACTGCTGGAAATAACCCAACGCCTGGATAGCAATAGACAATAG
- a CDS encoding helix-turn-helix domain-containing protein, with the protein MTSTNTYSAYARGAVIGLQRYMEKNPLLHKNVQDLWNAHPGDSRSMIEKAFKPITGYRIKEYLVLVRLQQTKQLLREGMPIKRVAAKSYYKSQSAYCTAFKRYFNLSPTDWLKDGQP; encoded by the coding sequence ATGACTTCGACCAATACATACAGTGCATATGCGCGCGGCGCAGTGATTGGCCTGCAACGGTACATGGAGAAGAACCCGCTTCTTCATAAGAACGTGCAGGACCTATGGAATGCACATCCCGGTGACAGTCGCAGCATGATAGAAAAAGCATTCAAACCTATAACCGGGTACCGGATAAAAGAATACCTGGTACTGGTACGCTTACAGCAAACTAAACAATTGTTACGGGAGGGCATGCCGATAAAACGGGTAGCCGCTAAAAGTTATTACAAGAGTCAAAGCGCCTATTGCACGGCATTCAAACGATACTTCAACTTATCCCCTACCGACTGGTTAAAAGATGGACAACCATGA
- a CDS encoding GMC oxidoreductase: MPGDSLNVNSKAVIQNTYDAIVIGSGISGGWAAKELTEKGLKVLMLERGRNVEHIKDYKTANGNPWDLPHRGTETDKQRNDFPVASRDWAGGTIAYEQLMNYWTNEKDCPYVEKKPFTWWRAYQVGGRSLLWGRQSYRWSDFDFEANAKDGHGVDWPIRYRDLAPWYDHVERFAGISGSKEGLPQLPDGQFLPPMDLNCVEKDVSDRIKAHYKNQRHLFIGRVANLTAPLPGRTQCQFRNRCWEGCPFGGYFSTQSSTLPAAVKTGNLTVRPWSIVTKLIYDKDAKRAKGVEVLDAETNKTYEFYAKIVFVNASSLNSTWVLLNSATDVWPGGLGSSSGELGHNLMDHHYMLGAKGLVEGYDDKYYYGRRANGFYIPRFANLFGDKRNFLRGYGYQGSASRDNWQRDVAELGVGAELKQALTEPGPWHIGATGFGEILPYHDNKISLDATVKDKWGLPVLAMDAELKDNEWAMRKDIIQELVAMFEAAGVKNITTWDSKGYAIGQGIHEMGTARMGRDPKTSVLNAHNQVWDAPNVFITDGACMTSSACQNPSLTYMALTARAADYAVSELKKMNL; this comes from the coding sequence ATGCCCGGGGATTCTCTCAATGTAAACAGCAAAGCTGTTATCCAGAATACATATGATGCTATTGTAATAGGTTCCGGTATCAGCGGGGGCTGGGCCGCCAAGGAACTCACCGAAAAAGGCCTGAAAGTACTGATGCTCGAACGGGGCCGGAATGTGGAACACATTAAAGATTATAAAACTGCCAACGGGAACCCCTGGGACCTGCCGCACCGGGGCACCGAAACCGATAAACAACGGAATGACTTCCCCGTGGCCAGCCGCGACTGGGCCGGCGGCACCATTGCCTACGAACAGCTCATGAATTACTGGACAAACGAAAAGGATTGTCCGTACGTGGAAAAGAAACCCTTTACCTGGTGGCGCGCCTACCAGGTGGGCGGCCGCTCCCTGCTCTGGGGCCGCCAAAGCTATCGCTGGAGCGATTTTGACTTTGAAGCCAATGCCAAAGACGGCCATGGGGTTGACTGGCCCATCCGTTACCGCGACCTGGCCCCCTGGTACGACCACGTAGAACGCTTTGCCGGCATCAGCGGCAGTAAAGAAGGCCTGCCCCAATTGCCCGATGGCCAGTTCCTGCCTCCCATGGACCTGAACTGTGTGGAGAAAGACGTGAGCGACCGCATCAAAGCACATTATAAGAATCAACGTCATTTATTTATAGGCCGCGTGGCCAATTTAACGGCGCCCCTTCCCGGCCGCACCCAATGCCAGTTCCGCAACCGTTGCTGGGAAGGCTGCCCCTTTGGCGGCTACTTCAGCACCCAGTCCAGCACCCTGCCGGCTGCGGTGAAAACGGGTAACCTCACCGTACGACCCTGGAGCATAGTTACCAAACTCATTTACGACAAGGACGCCAAACGGGCCAAAGGGGTAGAAGTGCTGGATGCCGAAACCAACAAAACCTATGAGTTCTATGCCAAAATTGTATTTGTAAATGCCTCGTCCCTCAACAGTACCTGGGTACTGCTGAACTCCGCTACCGATGTATGGCCGGGCGGCCTGGGCAGCAGCAGCGGCGAACTGGGCCATAACCTGATGGACCATCACTATATGCTGGGCGCCAAAGGACTGGTAGAAGGCTATGACGATAAATATTACTATGGCCGCCGCGCCAACGGGTTTTATATTCCGCGCTTCGCCAACCTGTTTGGCGATAAACGCAATTTCCTGCGGGGCTATGGCTACCAGGGCAGCGCCAGCCGCGATAACTGGCAGCGCGATGTGGCCGAACTGGGCGTGGGCGCCGAACTGAAACAAGCCCTTACAGAACCCGGTCCCTGGCACATTGGCGCCACCGGTTTTGGCGAGATCCTGCCTTACCACGATAACAAGATCTCCCTGGATGCTACCGTAAAAGATAAATGGGGCCTGCCCGTACTGGCCATGGACGCCGAACTGAAAGACAATGAATGGGCCATGCGCAAAGACATCATCCAGGAACTGGTGGCCATGTTTGAAGCCGCCGGCGTAAAAAACATCACCACCTGGGACAGCAAGGGCTACGCCATTGGCCAGGGCATTCACGAAATGGGCACCGCCCGCATGGGCCGCGATCCCAAAACCTCCGTGCTCAATGCGCATAACCAGGTATGGGACGCCCCCAACGTATTTATCACCGATGGAGCCTGTATGACGTCATCGGCTTGCCAGAATCCGTCGTTAACGTACATGGCTCTTACTGCAAGAGCTGCTGACTACGCTGTAAGTGAGCTGAAGAAAATGAACTTGTAA